Part of the Citrus sinensis cultivar Valencia sweet orange chromosome 2, DVS_A1.0, whole genome shotgun sequence genome, aatttagaaaagctATTACAAATAGTTTTGTTTCtaaagttaaatttatttatttttaaattaaatgtaaatttttagggagataataataaagtaatttagaaaggaaaaatgaaaagaaaaggaaagacGACCATAACCGTTTGGACCTTAGCGGCTAGTTTGTCAGTAAAGCAACTgagtcaaaattttctttaatcaaCGAAACAACAGCACAACGACTTTTGAAGAAGGTAAGTGTAAGTTATATTACATGTAACTTAAGGCTTCCATTGAAGAATTAAAACTCACTACTGTGCGCCACGTGTCGGCCTATGTTCCTCTTTGTCGGTTACGTCGCTCTGCTCTCAACGATCTTTgtgtttttcatgttttattttttcgaAAGACTTAACGATCTTTGTTTACTTTATGTCTAAAGAGCAAGCTCTCCTCAACTCACAGCCGTTAGATTAGATTATTTTAGCTATTCGACGGCCAAAAAGGTAACAAGACTAAAAGTAAAGGGAGACGTTGTGGGATCCGCTTGAATGATGGAAACCCGACACGTCGctatcaaatttctttttaaaatatgtggTGGTAGTTAAGtccctaaatttttgaaacatCATAAGTAAAGACATATCTTGCAAAAATATTCATAGAAGTCCTATCCTTAGAATTTGTTAAAGAATCACAAGTAAAATCAATCATTTAACCGTTAAATATTCGAAAATCGGCTTACAGATAAACTTATTTATCTCCATGTTTTGAGAAACATATTAGTAAACTTTCAACAAAACTTGACAATATATACGATATAATTCATAACATAACTTACTAATTCAAcatgaaaatgatataaattaaattaataaatttaaattaatctcaaaTTACACAAGTattaatcttataaaaaatatataatttatttactaacaTGTTTggctttagattttttttcaatattatatatgacATGATAACTATGGTAATAATCATATAAGTcctcaataatatttaaataaaaaatattaaacgggtgaaaattaaaacaaaatccaatTTAAAGATATGTTAATCATGCTTTTATCAATCGTGTGCTAAATTAGTGTTTTAAGCTTTTTAGCTTGGCCGAACTTGTGCCGCCCAAAATTTTCACGAGGAAGAATACCATAAATAATCCAACCTAAACTACTACAACAGGGACTCtgcaaaaatattatctttcaCTTATaaccttttatttaaatttttgtagaCATTAGGGACCTTCTTGCTATTATCTCAAAAGAAATCAGGTTCTTCAAGCCTATAAATACAAAACCAAAACAAGATATAATTTGGAGAAAAGAAGATTCATatcacaaaatcaaaatctctcACACTCTTTAAGTTCTAATACAGCGATGGCGCAGGTTAGTATTTGCAGATCTGTGGCTTTGATTCTCTTCATTGCAGCAGTTCTCTTAATGACAGCTATCGTCAGTGCACAGGATGTCGACCTGGCACCGTCGCCGAGCATGGACGCCAGAGCTGCGTTCCCCGTGACTGTTTCCGCTGGCTTTGTTTGCTCCTTACTCTTCTTCTCAGTCATTACTCTACTATTGCAGTAATAGGTTCTTGAGAGACTTGAGAGACtcagattttatattttatattttatattttatttttattattaggatatttattacttttgaaattttgggtatttttttaattgctattTGGTGGGAGTGCCGAGTCCATGTGTTTGAGTTGCTGTGAGTGAGAATATTAGTTTTAATAATTCGATTATTTTTCCTCTAATCTTTGGTTAGgattgtattttctttttattttttttacggtcttgatattatattatattttaattataaaaattggatttattatttatcattttgctTCTCTCTTTAAGTATATTTAGATGGTTAAAATCTAAAGTTAATTGAAAATCTAttgcaaattaataattcaaaatccgtgtcattattttaaggcaaaaatttatcaagaaAAATTGAACTGGGATAGTTTTATGTAGTTTCAtactttcaatttcaaatgggCTGGTTTAATAATTAGACCATCTACTTTCATCATACTTATCTTGaaattcaaatctttccaCACATACTTTTTGTGCTTTTTCCAAAATCTGATTTGGATTCAACCAtatctgtttttctttttctttttttttttcaggtttCATTTACACCAAATTTTCTCCATTATCCATTCGCAAATGAATATTGAATCACCTTAGGAATGTGCAAAACCTGTGAAGTTAACAAATCTTGGTTTGCAGACAATTGATTGTAATCAGTTCCCAACTCTTTTCATTATCTTCTGAAAGCAACTTGCATCTTTTGAGGTTAACTGATGAAGAAGATACTCAAAAATAcaaacaagaaattaaaaacaaaggcAACAAGCAAGAGACATGCAAATTTACAGTGCCCTCTCTGTGTGGGGCTAATGGTCAATTTTGGAATTATCGTTCGAATAGTCAAAATTGATTGTTTGAAATTAACTACAAACGTGCTGTtcggtaaattattttatttgacttcAGCCCGAGATATATTAATTTGGcacttaaaaattaaggaaaaaaaagaatattctggATTAAAcgaaacttgaaaattaagaaGCTACACTTGTAAACCAATTATATAGCCCGGAAAGACCTTGACTCCAAAAGAAATCTACTTCAATctttggaaaattttgatacaaGTTCTAAATTTTCCACGAGATATcccaaaatgtaattttcaaacaattgtTGTTGGTGTTGTCGAGCTCGTTTTAGACGTTTAGGAATTGTTAGAACTCGTATAAGGACAATGACTTCTTGAGTCATGAATCAGTCTTCGTTTActgattatttgattatttttattgccaCAATGACACAAATTACCAATTTATAGAGTAGAAAATAACTTGTCATGAATAGAAGAAGaccatttatttatacatgGAATTATGGATTAATAAAAGTCTTTGCTCCTCCAAAaccaatttttattgattattttattatttgattatatatgttggaccaaaaataaaataagcctAATAAaacccaaataaatttaatctcaataaggctcatttaataaattttctctcaattaaaCGCACAAAGTGCTGGACAAATCACCTAAAATGATCCTCCtaattaataagattttaaagCCCAAAAGAtgtcaacaataataataatagtatttaattttttttttttggtggatgATTGATACCAATTATAAacttagaataaaaaaattgaatgaatttaaaattttatattacttttgataacaagataaatataaatagatgactaataatttttctacaaTTAATCctaattcttcatttttgaatttgagtggccaacaaataaaattatttgaaaactacTCTATCCTGAGAGTTATTGGTAGATGTGTGATTGCTAACCACcagaaaaaataacaaaaaagaaatttaattgagGAAAATCAAATATCTATAAAGATTTGTACCAATCATGTACACAAATCAAACTCCCTCAGTGTTCTAAAGTGTAAAGGCCAGAGAAGACCTTGACTCACTATTGTGTTTGAAAACGAGTGTTGCTATTCAACGCGGGAAGAAGATGATTATGGGCCTGCTCATGGTGTCCTTTTCCTGGGTTAAAGTGTCTATATGAACTTTATAAGAACTTGCAGAATCCAATCAACCGAAAATTTACAATCATGGATCCGACTTCCTTCATTTTCAGATTGGCGGCCCTTGTATGGGCTGTAATATTTACATGCGATAACGCTGCTGTTAGAAGTGGTACAATTGTCACAGCATCTGCTTTGTCACCCATACAGTTAGAAAAGGAAGCTTTACTCATAACAGGCTGGTGGAACAACAGCTTGGCACCGGCCGACTACTCTTTGGACCATTGCAAGTGGGATGGCATCACTTGCAATTCAGCAGGAAGCATATTCGAGCTATACTTATCAGGGTATTATGCTGGCTTCAATTGGCGGCTTAGCCAATTAAACTTCTCTTGCTTTCCGAACCTCGAAATTCTGACAATCCAGTTCTTTCGTCTTACTGGAAGCATACCACCAGAAATtagtgctctttcaaaactcCAACTGCTGGACTTGTCCTCGAACGGACTTACAGGTAACATACGAAATTAACTTCATTACTGCATATTATTTGAgcaatcatatttaaatggaTTAAGTTTGAGAGAATACTGACAAAAACAAAGGTAAACCAGCcctattttatcatattaattgaaaaaatgataataataattaacacgGTAAATACATCTGTTTGCCGTTGTTTTTACTTATGTTCTATCAGcgtttaaatttctttaacattttttttcattaatttcgtaaactaatgaaataaatgtacAAAATAGGTATAATCCCTCCAGAGATTGGGAATctgaaaaatttaatcaagttGGACGTGGGCAGCAACAGCCTAATTGGGCCTATTCCTTCAGCTCTAGGGAGTTTGACCAATCTGAGCAATTTGGATCTTTCCTCAAACAAACTTTCTGGGAAAATTCCTCCAGAGATAGCAAGTATGAAGTATCTAACCCAGTTGGACCTATCAAATAACAACATACAAGGTTCAATTCCCGGTGAGATCACCAAGTTATCTCGACTTGATTATCTAAATCTTTCCTCAAACAAACTTTCTGGCCCAGTACCGTTTTCAAATAATGATCTCTCAAGCATGCATACGGTAGTAAGCCTCTCTCCTAACAACGGTTTATGCGGCAATATTCTTGATCTTCCCTCATGCGATACAACCAAACCTGCCACACtctttgttgaaatttttcttCCCCTCACCATAGTCCTCTCAGTCATAGTCTTTGCATGCTTACTACTTGCTAAACGTAAGTACAAGAAACCCAAACTCGAGGAAAGAGCAACCAATAACATAGATGTATTTTCAATATGGAATTATGATGGTAGAATTGTCTACGAGGATCTGATTGAAGCCACGGAAGATTTTGACATTAGATATTGCATTGGTACCGGAGGCTATGGCAGCGTCTACAAGGCACAGCTTCCCAACGGCAAGGTATTTGCATTGAAAAAGCTTCACACTTCAGAGGAATTGGCGTTCATCAAGAGTTTCAAAAACGAGGCTCAAGTGCTTTCTCAAGTACTGCACCgtaatattgttaaattatacGGTTATTGCTTGCACAAAAAATGCATGTTTCTCATTTACGAGTACATGGAGAGAGGAAGCTTGTTCTGCAATTTACACAATAATGAGGACGCCGTGGAGTTGGATTGGGCTAAGAGGGTGAACATTGTAAAAGCCATGGCACATGCTTTGGCGTACTTGCATCATGACTGCTCACCATCAATTATTCACCGCGACATATCGAGCAACAACATTCTACTTAACTCAAAATTGGAGGCATTTGTTGCTGACTTTGGCACTGCCAGGCTTCTACACGCTGATTCGTCCAATCGAACTCTATTAGCAGGAACATATGGATATATAGCTCCAGGTTTACCCTTATGATATCTATTCTTCTGATGATCGATCCTTTATTtggttcaattttattttcttttactttatattGCAGTCATATCCCATAACATCTCTCTTAAATAGATAGCCAGCTGGCTAGAGAAACTCACATATGGAATTATGTCTTTTATTAGTGGGAAGCTACATTCTATGATTACTTTGCTTCAtttaaatcttcatttttttgtttggggcAGAACTTGCCTACACCATGGTTATGACGGAGAAATGTGATGTTTATAGCTTTGGAGTAGTGACACTTGAGGTATTAATGGGAAAGCATCCAAGGGACATTCTTTCATCAttgtcatcatcatctgatCCAAAAATCATGCTGATTGATGTTTTAGACCAACGTCTTCCACCTCCAGTTGATCGAAAGGTTATTCGAGATATCCTTCTTATTTCAACAGTTTCATTTGCATGCTTGCAATCAAACCCAAAGTCTCGACCTACAATGCAATCAGTGTCTCAAGAATTTCTCATCACTCGCAAGACTCCATTGGTAAAGCATGCTGCTATTCAAGATATTTCCATCTCAGAACTTAGAAACTAATAAAGGATGTATTTGATTGAACAATGTGATTTGCTAATCTTAAATGTATTTCATTGATAGATTTTTGgtagattatttttattttataaaaaaatttaatgtataaataaattaaatcacaaaaatgaaaaaatgttggataaaatataattaccaaAGTGCAGATTTACGAGACCATGATGGAATGGATATTTTACATTTAGATGAAAAATTAGGGGTATTATTGGTATTAAGAGTTAGGTATCTAAGCAAATCCGTTGAATATGTGCGCGGAGTGATGTAACAGGAATTAAAAACGTGACAGTTGACAGTTACCAACTGattgaaactattaaaatgACTCATTTATAACTGAAAATGGCCGCTCAACTAATTTGATAACAAACCATGGTTATCAAATTATATAGCCCGGAAATCTACTTCAATCtttggaaaatttttatacaagttttaaattttccaCAAGATATcccaaaatgtaattaataaaagtcTGTGCGGCTCCAAAACCA contains:
- the LOC127900244 gene encoding probable leucine-rich repeat receptor-like protein kinase At1g35710 produces the protein MDPTSFIFRLAALVWAVIFTCDNAAVRSGTIVTASALSPIQLEKEALLITGWWNNSLAPADYSLDHCKWDGITCNSAGSIFELYLSGYYAGFNWRLSQLNFSCFPNLEILTIQFFRLTGSIPPEISALSKLQLLDLSSNGLTGIIPPEIGNLKNLIKLDVGSNSLIGPIPSALGSLTNLSNLDLSSNKLSGKIPPEIASMKYLTQLDLSNNNIQGSIPGEITKLSRLDYLNLSSNKLSGPVPFSNNDLSSMHTVVSLSPNNGLCGNILDLPSCDTTKPATLFVEIFLPLTIVLSVIVFACLLLAKRKYKKPKLEERATNNIDVFSIWNYDGRIVYEDLIEATEDFDIRYCIGTGGYGSVYKAQLPNGKVFALKKLHTSEELAFIKSFKNEAQVLSQVLHRNIVKLYGYCLHKKCMFLIYEYMERGSLFCNLHNNEDAVELDWAKRVNIVKAMAHALAYLHHDCSPSIIHRDISSNNILLNSKLEAFVADFGTARLLHADSSNRTLLAGTYGYIAPELAYTMVMTEKCDVYSFGVVTLEVLMGKHPRDILSSLSSSSDPKIMLIDVLDQRLPPPVDRKVIRDILLISTVSFACLQSNPKSRPTMQSVSQEFLITRKTPLVKHAAIQDISISELRN